In Elephas maximus indicus isolate mEleMax1 chromosome 7, mEleMax1 primary haplotype, whole genome shotgun sequence, the following proteins share a genomic window:
- the SPTY2D1 gene encoding protein SPT2 homolog isoform X1, with product MDFREILLIASKGQGVNNVPKRYSLAVGPPKKDPKVKGVQSAAVQAFLRRKEEELRRKTLEEKRRKEELVKKRIELKHDKKARAMAKRTKDNFHGYNGIPVEEKSKKRQAVESHASQGTDQEYEMEDEDEFLEYNQAESEQEYEEEPEPPKVERKPKVSLKSATPLMNFTDLLKLAEKKQYEPVEIKVVKKTEERPLTAEELREREFLERKHRKKKPETDSRLPPTMSKKAPSQKQSVGTKLSKGSGDKIPSSKGIPLPHAEKKPRPSTAIEKHLALSSSKLISGERTKAGFGNCSQPSFREGHDRPVFNGTGKLHSSTYSAVPKTSATGAQKSATEHKAKKSPSHPSRSRSGPTVTQNNKVKSPGVRQPGSSSSSAPGPPSTVTVRPTVSSGSVSKRQNGSSSSGPERSISGTKRPTGDSNPSSRTVSGASGPGRPASSSSGPGRPVSGSGGSGRPMGSSGGPGRPVSSPRDLQRPVSGFGPLSRPVSGLGRSGSGSVSAGRTVNRPVSSLGPGQTVNSLGPPIKPRCTVVSETISSKNIISRPSNGQMNGMKPPLSGYRSAQGPQRLPFSSGYKRQREYDEEDDEEEYDSEMEDFIEDEGEPQEEISKHIREIFGYDRKKYKDESDYALRYMESSWKEQQKEEAKSLRLGMQEDLEEMRREEEEMKRRKAKKLKRR from the exons aaaagGTACAGTTTGGCAGTGGGGCCTCCCAAAAAAGACCCAAAAGTTAAGGGTGTTCAGTCAGCAGCAGTACAAGCTTTTCTcagaaggaaagaagaggaaCTCAGACGAAAAA CCTTagaggagaaaaggagaaaagaagaacTAGTTAAAAAGCGAATTGAACTAAAACATGACAAGAAAGCAAGAGCCATGGCTAAGAGGACAAAGGATAATTTCCATGGTTATAATGGGATACCTGTTGAGGAAAAGTCAAAGAAGAGGCAGGCAGTGGAAAGCCATGCCAGCCAGGGAACAGACCAAGAGTACGAGATGGAAGACGAGGATGAATTCTTAGAATACAATCAAGCAGAGTCAGAGCAGGAGTATGAGGAAGAGCCAGAACCTCCCAAAGTTGAACGCAAACCAAAGGTCTCCCTTAAAAGTGCAACACCACTTATGAACTTCACTGATCTACTCAAGTTGGCTGAGAAAAAGCAGTACGAACCGGTGGAGATCAAGGTAGTGAAGAAAACAGAGGAGCGGCCTCTGACTGCAGAAGAACTTAGGGAGCGAGAATTCCTTGAACGAAAGCATAGGAAAAAGAAGCCAGAGACAGATTCAAGACTACCTCCAACTATGTCCAAAAAGGCACCCTCTCAGAAACAAAGTGTGGGCACAAAACTTAGCAAAGGTTCTGGAGACAAGATTCCTTCTTCTAAGGGAATCCCCCTTCCTCATGCTGAGAAGAAACCCAGACCCAGCACAGCCATTGAGAAGCACTTAGCTTTGTCATCATCTAAATTAATCTCAGGAGAGAGGACCAAGGCAGGATTTGGCAATTGCTCCCAACCCTCATTTCGTGAGGGCCATGACAGACCTGTTTTCAATGGGACAGGAAAACTCCACTCCAGCACCTATTCAGCTGTCCCAAAGACTTCTGCCACTGGGGCTCAGAAATCTGCTACTGAGCACAAAGCCAAAAAATCTCCTTCCCATCCTAGCCGTTCCAGGTCTGGGCCCACGGTCACCCAGAACAACAAGGTAAAGAGTCCAGGTGTCAGGCAGCCAGGCAGCAGCTCTAGCTCAGCCCCTGGGCCGCCCAGCACAGTAACTGTTCGACCCACCGTTAGCTCTGGCTCTGTGTCCAAGCGCCAGAATGGCAGCTCCAGCTCAGGACCCGAGCGATCAATCAGTGGGACCAAGAGGCCAACTGGTGACTCAAATCCCTCTAGTCGGACGGTCAGTGGTGCAAGTGGCCCTGGACGACCTGCAAGCAGCTCCAGTGGCCCTGGGCGGCCTGTCAGTGGCTCAGGTGGTTCTGGGAGACCTATGGGCAGCTCTGGTGGCCCTGGGAGGCCTGTGAGCAGTCCACGTGACCTCCAGCGACCAGTGAGTGGTTTCGGCCCCCTTAGCCGGCCAGTGAGTGGCCTGGGGCGATCAGGAAGTGGCTCAGTTTCAGCTGGACGGACTGTCAATAGACCAGTAAGCAGCTTGGGACCTGGGCAAACAGTTAATAGCTTAGGTCCCCCCATAAAGCCCAGGTGCACTGTTGTTTCAGAAACAATTTCTTCCAAGAATATCATCAGCCGGCCCAGCAATGGACAGATGAATGGAATGAAACCTCCCCTGTCTGGCTATAGATCTGCCCAAG GTCCTCAAAGGCTCCCCTTCTCTTCTGGTTACAAAAGGCAGCGAGAATATGATGAGGAAGATGATGAGGAAGAATATGACTCTGAAATGGAAGATTTTATTGAAGATGAAGGAGAACCTCAGGAAGAAATATCCAAGCACATTCgagaaatttttggctatgaccgAAAAAA ATACAAAGATGAAAGTGATTATGCCTTACGTTACATGGAGAGTAGTTggaaagagcagcaaaaggaagaagcaaagag tttaaGACTAGGTATGCAAGAGGACTTAGAAGAAATGAGACgtgaagaagaagaaatgaaacgTCGAAAGGCCAAGAAGCTGAAGAGGCGTTAG
- the SPTY2D1 gene encoding protein SPT2 homolog isoform X2 codes for MAKRTKDNFHGYNGIPVEEKSKKRQAVESHASQGTDQEYEMEDEDEFLEYNQAESEQEYEEEPEPPKVERKPKVSLKSATPLMNFTDLLKLAEKKQYEPVEIKVVKKTEERPLTAEELREREFLERKHRKKKPETDSRLPPTMSKKAPSQKQSVGTKLSKGSGDKIPSSKGIPLPHAEKKPRPSTAIEKHLALSSSKLISGERTKAGFGNCSQPSFREGHDRPVFNGTGKLHSSTYSAVPKTSATGAQKSATEHKAKKSPSHPSRSRSGPTVTQNNKVKSPGVRQPGSSSSSAPGPPSTVTVRPTVSSGSVSKRQNGSSSSGPERSISGTKRPTGDSNPSSRTVSGASGPGRPASSSSGPGRPVSGSGGSGRPMGSSGGPGRPVSSPRDLQRPVSGFGPLSRPVSGLGRSGSGSVSAGRTVNRPVSSLGPGQTVNSLGPPIKPRCTVVSETISSKNIISRPSNGQMNGMKPPLSGYRSAQGPQRLPFSSGYKRQREYDEEDDEEEYDSEMEDFIEDEGEPQEEISKHIREIFGYDRKKYKDESDYALRYMESSWKEQQKEEAKSLRLGMQEDLEEMRREEEEMKRRKAKKLKRR; via the exons ATGGCTAAGAGGACAAAGGATAATTTCCATGGTTATAATGGGATACCTGTTGAGGAAAAGTCAAAGAAGAGGCAGGCAGTGGAAAGCCATGCCAGCCAGGGAACAGACCAAGAGTACGAGATGGAAGACGAGGATGAATTCTTAGAATACAATCAAGCAGAGTCAGAGCAGGAGTATGAGGAAGAGCCAGAACCTCCCAAAGTTGAACGCAAACCAAAGGTCTCCCTTAAAAGTGCAACACCACTTATGAACTTCACTGATCTACTCAAGTTGGCTGAGAAAAAGCAGTACGAACCGGTGGAGATCAAGGTAGTGAAGAAAACAGAGGAGCGGCCTCTGACTGCAGAAGAACTTAGGGAGCGAGAATTCCTTGAACGAAAGCATAGGAAAAAGAAGCCAGAGACAGATTCAAGACTACCTCCAACTATGTCCAAAAAGGCACCCTCTCAGAAACAAAGTGTGGGCACAAAACTTAGCAAAGGTTCTGGAGACAAGATTCCTTCTTCTAAGGGAATCCCCCTTCCTCATGCTGAGAAGAAACCCAGACCCAGCACAGCCATTGAGAAGCACTTAGCTTTGTCATCATCTAAATTAATCTCAGGAGAGAGGACCAAGGCAGGATTTGGCAATTGCTCCCAACCCTCATTTCGTGAGGGCCATGACAGACCTGTTTTCAATGGGACAGGAAAACTCCACTCCAGCACCTATTCAGCTGTCCCAAAGACTTCTGCCACTGGGGCTCAGAAATCTGCTACTGAGCACAAAGCCAAAAAATCTCCTTCCCATCCTAGCCGTTCCAGGTCTGGGCCCACGGTCACCCAGAACAACAAGGTAAAGAGTCCAGGTGTCAGGCAGCCAGGCAGCAGCTCTAGCTCAGCCCCTGGGCCGCCCAGCACAGTAACTGTTCGACCCACCGTTAGCTCTGGCTCTGTGTCCAAGCGCCAGAATGGCAGCTCCAGCTCAGGACCCGAGCGATCAATCAGTGGGACCAAGAGGCCAACTGGTGACTCAAATCCCTCTAGTCGGACGGTCAGTGGTGCAAGTGGCCCTGGACGACCTGCAAGCAGCTCCAGTGGCCCTGGGCGGCCTGTCAGTGGCTCAGGTGGTTCTGGGAGACCTATGGGCAGCTCTGGTGGCCCTGGGAGGCCTGTGAGCAGTCCACGTGACCTCCAGCGACCAGTGAGTGGTTTCGGCCCCCTTAGCCGGCCAGTGAGTGGCCTGGGGCGATCAGGAAGTGGCTCAGTTTCAGCTGGACGGACTGTCAATAGACCAGTAAGCAGCTTGGGACCTGGGCAAACAGTTAATAGCTTAGGTCCCCCCATAAAGCCCAGGTGCACTGTTGTTTCAGAAACAATTTCTTCCAAGAATATCATCAGCCGGCCCAGCAATGGACAGATGAATGGAATGAAACCTCCCCTGTCTGGCTATAGATCTGCCCAAG GTCCTCAAAGGCTCCCCTTCTCTTCTGGTTACAAAAGGCAGCGAGAATATGATGAGGAAGATGATGAGGAAGAATATGACTCTGAAATGGAAGATTTTATTGAAGATGAAGGAGAACCTCAGGAAGAAATATCCAAGCACATTCgagaaatttttggctatgaccgAAAAAA ATACAAAGATGAAAGTGATTATGCCTTACGTTACATGGAGAGTAGTTggaaagagcagcaaaaggaagaagcaaagag tttaaGACTAGGTATGCAAGAGGACTTAGAAGAAATGAGACgtgaagaagaagaaatgaaacgTCGAAAGGCCAAGAAGCTGAAGAGGCGTTAG